The following are encoded together in the Xanthobacter autotrophicus Py2 genome:
- a CDS encoding hypothetical protein (KEGG: rpa:RPA2578 possible alginate O-acetyltransferase AlgJ), translating to MPLLMSFRRWWAAIFVGILLLPTLGHVLPDVAGPPPTVLEPEARWWEDAARRLDPYINNTFGFRGAVLTAHLSYVRAMGDSMTSRVLKGEHGALFLNEDKALEQSIGQLVRPEPLGKLFDMVKLLNDYMTAHGGRFVMLVPPNGHTANFELLPAYARRLKKAPTEYDLVAQRMKEAGITFVDMRPIMAEAKKTGPVHWRYDTHWNLRGALLGFNAAMAAAGRPDLEVSEGDALEPPVPSYVGDLGRLSGIRPAEPDLDYPGKAPMQAPRNPVAVPGVMPEVSKTDPFVPYAYASGHPGPRILVIGDSFTQGLWEGLLAYRASVYGWMHHRLCRFDMAAVERFKPDILIYAPTERAMPCKGEPAHWPPTPGPG from the coding sequence ATGCCGCTGCTGATGTCCTTCCGCCGCTGGTGGGCCGCGATCTTCGTGGGCATCCTGCTTTTGCCCACCCTCGGCCATGTGCTGCCCGATGTGGCCGGCCCGCCGCCCACGGTGCTGGAACCGGAAGCACGCTGGTGGGAGGACGCGGCGCGCCGCCTCGACCCCTATATCAACAACACGTTCGGCTTCCGCGGCGCGGTGCTCACCGCCCATCTCTCCTATGTGCGCGCCATGGGCGACAGCATGACCAGCCGCGTGCTGAAGGGCGAGCACGGCGCCCTGTTCCTCAACGAGGACAAGGCGCTGGAGCAGTCCATCGGCCAGCTGGTGCGGCCCGAGCCGCTCGGCAAGCTGTTCGACATGGTCAAGCTGCTGAACGACTACATGACCGCCCACGGCGGCCGGTTCGTGATGCTGGTGCCCCCCAACGGTCACACCGCCAATTTCGAGCTTCTGCCCGCCTATGCGCGCCGCCTGAAGAAAGCGCCGACGGAGTACGACCTGGTGGCGCAGCGGATGAAGGAGGCCGGCATCACCTTCGTGGACATGCGCCCCATCATGGCCGAGGCGAAGAAGACCGGCCCCGTGCACTGGCGCTATGACACCCACTGGAACCTGCGCGGCGCGCTGCTCGGCTTCAATGCCGCCATGGCGGCGGCCGGCCGCCCCGACCTGGAGGTGAGTGAGGGCGACGCGCTGGAGCCGCCGGTGCCGTCCTATGTGGGTGATCTCGGGCGCCTCAGCGGTATCCGGCCCGCCGAGCCCGACCTCGACTACCCTGGCAAGGCGCCCATGCAGGCGCCACGGAACCCGGTTGCTGTTCCTGGCGTGATGCCGGAGGTCAGCAAGACCGATCCGTTCGTGCCCTATGCCTATGCCTCCGGACATCCGGGGCCGCGCATCCTGGTGATCGGCGATTCCTTCACGCAAGGTCTGTGGGAGGGCCTGCTGGCGTATCGCGCCTCGGTCTACGGCTGGATGCACCACCGCCTGTGCCGCTTCGACATGGCGGCGGTGGAGCGCTTCAAGCCCGACATCCTGATCTATGCACCCACCGAGCGCGCCATGCCCTGCAAGGGCGAACCCGCCCACTGGCCGCCGACGCCGGGACCCGGCTGA
- a CDS encoding conserved hypothetical protein (KEGG: mlo:mll0910 hypothetical protein): MFYEPAKRNHGLPHAPLKAIVAPRPIGWISSLTPEGVANLAPYSFFNMISETPALVMFSSQGAKDSLANIEATGEFVCNLATLDLVDKVNLTSAPVARNVSEFDAADIARAPSRLVKPPRVAAAPCALECVYVETFRPRGRDGVEANAYMIIGEIVGVHIDDDAIIDGRVDIAALKVISRCGYLDYAPVDRLIERERPPGGGMDMKARTPVA, from the coding sequence ATGTTCTACGAGCCCGCCAAGCGCAACCACGGCCTGCCCCACGCGCCGCTGAAGGCCATCGTCGCACCCCGGCCCATCGGCTGGATCTCCTCGCTCACCCCGGAGGGCGTGGCGAATCTCGCGCCCTATTCCTTCTTCAACATGATCAGCGAGACGCCCGCCCTCGTCATGTTCTCCTCGCAGGGCGCCAAGGACAGCCTCGCCAACATCGAGGCCACCGGCGAGTTCGTGTGCAACCTTGCCACCCTCGACCTGGTGGACAAGGTGAACCTCACCTCCGCCCCCGTCGCCCGCAACGTCAGCGAGTTCGACGCGGCAGACATCGCCCGCGCGCCGTCGCGCCTGGTCAAGCCGCCCCGCGTCGCCGCCGCGCCCTGCGCGCTGGAATGCGTGTATGTGGAGACCTTCCGCCCGCGCGGCCGGGACGGGGTGGAAGCCAACGCCTACATGATCATCGGCGAGATCGTCGGGGTTCATATCGACGACGACGCCATCATCGACGGGCGGGTGGACATCGCGGCGCTGAAGGTCATCTCCCGCTGCGGCTATCTCGACTACGCGCCGGTGGATCGCCTGATCGAGCGCGAGCGCCCGCCCGGCGGCGGCATGGACATGAAGGCCCGCACTCCGGTGGCGTGA
- a CDS encoding Patatin (PFAM: Patatin~KEGG: rpd:RPD_3270 patatin) — MFQSLHWRSTPAVAPEAASPEAVAPTRAAPGSPPSLPRTPGGADDGAPPDFDTPAHRPVRDRGRPAIGIALGGGAARGFAHIGVLKVLRQAGIHPAVVAGTSIGAVVGGIAAAGKLDELEEWAISLTKRNVLGLLDFALGGAGLIGGRRLVELMRRNVGEVSIENLPVVFAAIATELGTGHEIWLTRGDFVEAIRASYALPGIFTPVKIGGRWLMDGALVNPVPVSAARAMGARMVIAVNLNADVFGHGTVIQDHGGVVERVAEAALGEKKEGIAAMLSPERLKRQFFAGHGSHASDGPRGLSTVMIDAFNITQDRIARSRLAGDPPDIMLSPKLGKIGLFEFPRAREAIAAGAEAAERALPDIQDAMVALGA; from the coding sequence ATGTTCCAGTCCCTCCACTGGCGCTCGACCCCGGCGGTCGCTCCCGAAGCGGCCAGCCCGGAAGCCGTAGCACCGACGCGCGCTGCTCCCGGCTCCCCCCCTTCCCTTCCCAGGACGCCGGGCGGCGCCGACGATGGCGCGCCTCCCGATTTCGACACCCCCGCCCACCGGCCGGTGCGCGACCGGGGCCGCCCCGCCATCGGCATCGCGCTGGGCGGCGGAGCGGCGCGCGGCTTTGCCCATATCGGCGTGTTGAAGGTGCTGCGGCAGGCGGGCATCCACCCCGCCGTGGTGGCCGGCACCTCCATCGGCGCGGTGGTGGGGGGCATCGCCGCCGCCGGAAAGCTCGACGAGCTGGAAGAGTGGGCGATCAGCCTCACCAAGCGCAATGTGCTGGGGCTGCTGGATTTCGCCCTGGGCGGGGCGGGCCTCATCGGGGGCCGGCGGCTGGTGGAGCTGATGCGCCGGAACGTGGGCGAGGTCTCCATCGAGAACCTGCCGGTGGTGTTCGCCGCCATCGCCACCGAGCTTGGCACGGGCCATGAAATCTGGCTCACCCGCGGCGATTTCGTGGAGGCGATCCGTGCCTCCTACGCCCTGCCCGGCATCTTCACCCCGGTGAAGATCGGCGGGCGGTGGCTGATGGACGGGGCGCTGGTCAATCCTGTCCCGGTCTCGGCCGCCCGCGCCATGGGCGCGCGCATGGTCATCGCGGTGAACCTCAATGCCGACGTGTTCGGCCACGGCACGGTCATCCAGGACCATGGCGGCGTGGTGGAGCGGGTGGCCGAGGCGGCGCTGGGAGAGAAGAAGGAAGGCATCGCCGCCATGCTGAGCCCGGAGCGGCTGAAGCGGCAGTTCTTCGCCGGCCACGGCAGCCATGCCAGCGACGGTCCGCGCGGCCTCTCGACCGTGATGATCGACGCCTTCAACATCACCCAGGATCGCATCGCCCGCTCGCGGCTGGCCGGCGATCCCCCCGACATCATGCTCTCGCCCAAGCTCGGGAAAATCGGCCTGTTCGAGTTTCCGCGCGCACGGGAAGCCATCGCCGCCGGGGCCGAGGCGGCGGAGCGCGCGCTCCCCGACATCCAGGATGCCATGGTGGCGCTGGGCGCCTGA
- a CDS encoding Phosphoribosyl-AMP cyclohydrolase (PFAM: phosphoribosyl-AMP cyclohydrolase~KEGG: rle:RL2532 putative histidine biosynthesis bifunctional protein), with the protein MSSEISSPFAFPAPGKGAALEEDTLLSPRFDANGLITCVAVDAVTGEVLMLAHMNAQALALTIETGEAHYFSRSRGKLWKKGETSGHTQKVREMRIDCDQDAVVIKVEMGGTGAACHTGRRSCFYRTIPLGAAPSAELKLAFTGDAPRFDPAAVYGKDGHGHDH; encoded by the coding sequence ATGAGTTCCGAAATATCATCCCCCTTCGCCTTCCCCGCCCCCGGCAAGGGCGCGGCGCTGGAGGAGGACACCCTCCTCTCCCCCCGCTTCGACGCCAACGGCCTCATCACCTGCGTCGCGGTGGATGCCGTGACCGGCGAGGTGCTGATGCTCGCCCACATGAACGCGCAGGCCCTCGCCCTCACCATCGAGACCGGAGAGGCGCATTATTTCAGCCGCTCCCGCGGCAAGCTCTGGAAGAAGGGCGAAACCTCCGGCCACACCCAGAAGGTGCGGGAGATGCGCATCGACTGCGACCAGGACGCGGTGGTGATCAAGGTGGAGATGGGCGGCACGGGCGCGGCCTGCCACACCGGCCGGCGGTCCTGCTTCTACCGCACCATACCGCTCGGCGCGGCGCCCTCGGCCGAATTGAAGCTCGCCTTCACCGGTGACGCGCCGCGTTTCGATCCCGCTGCCGTCTACGGCAAGGACGGCCACGGTCACGATCACTGA
- a CDS encoding GTP cyclohydrolase I (PFAM: GTP cyclohydrolase I~KEGG: bra:BRADO2984 GTP cyclohydrolase I) encodes MDAVVKLFKAQAENEERERKLKAEAKAASKAAARPDGAPPAPKIHPPLPDGTPRPSRQEAEAAVRTLLAYIGEDPAREGLLDTPKRVVKAYDELFSGYGEDSEELLERTFGEIGTFDDFVLVRDIPFHSHCEHHMVPFVGKAHIAYFPVERVVGLSKIARVVDIFARRLQTQEHLTSQITTTLDEGLRPRGVAVMIEAEHMCMSMRGITKQGVSTLTTQFTGVFRDDPAEQVRFITLVRSKS; translated from the coding sequence ATGGACGCGGTTGTGAAGTTGTTCAAGGCGCAGGCCGAGAACGAAGAGCGTGAGCGCAAGCTCAAGGCGGAAGCCAAGGCTGCCTCCAAGGCCGCGGCGCGGCCGGACGGTGCGCCCCCGGCGCCAAAAATTCATCCTCCCCTGCCGGATGGCACGCCCCGCCCCTCGCGGCAGGAGGCGGAAGCCGCCGTGCGAACTCTTCTTGCCTATATCGGCGAGGATCCCGCCCGCGAGGGGCTGCTCGACACGCCGAAGCGCGTGGTGAAGGCTTATGACGAGCTGTTCTCCGGCTATGGCGAGGACAGCGAGGAGTTGCTGGAGCGTACCTTCGGCGAGATCGGCACCTTCGACGATTTCGTGCTGGTGCGCGACATTCCCTTCCACTCCCATTGCGAGCACCACATGGTGCCTTTCGTGGGCAAGGCGCACATCGCCTATTTCCCGGTGGAGCGGGTGGTGGGCCTGTCCAAGATCGCGCGGGTGGTGGACATCTTCGCCCGCCGGCTGCAGACGCAGGAGCACCTGACCTCGCAGATCACCACCACTCTCGACGAGGGCCTGCGCCCGCGCGGCGTGGCGGTGATGATCGAGGCCGAGCACATGTGCATGTCCATGCGCGGCATCACCAAGCAGGGCGTCTCCACCCTCACCACCCAGTTCACCGGCGTGTTCCGGGACGACCCGGCCGAGCAGGTGCGCTTCATCACCCTGGTGCGCTCCAAGTCCTGA
- a CDS encoding NifU-like protein (KEGG: rpd:RPD_3249 NifU-like protein), with protein sequence MINDVYNARILSLAADIPRIGRLAAPQASAKAHSRLCGSTVTVDLVLDGDRVADFAHEVRACALGQASSSLMARHVIGASTAELRAVREAMWKMLRDNGPHPDGRWDELKVLEPVRDYKARHASTMLTFDAVVDAIDQIEAARAARDQRADEAASATG encoded by the coding sequence ATGATCAACGATGTCTATAACGCCCGCATCCTCTCCCTCGCCGCCGATATCCCGCGTATCGGCCGGCTTGCCGCGCCGCAGGCGAGCGCCAAGGCCCATTCGCGCCTGTGCGGCTCCACGGTGACCGTGGACCTGGTGCTGGACGGCGACCGGGTGGCCGATTTTGCCCATGAGGTGCGCGCCTGCGCCCTTGGGCAGGCCTCCTCCTCGCTGATGGCGCGCCATGTGATCGGCGCCAGCACGGCCGAGCTGCGCGCGGTGCGCGAGGCCATGTGGAAGATGCTGCGCGACAACGGCCCGCACCCGGACGGCCGCTGGGATGAACTGAAGGTGCTGGAGCCGGTGCGCGACTACAAGGCGCGCCATGCGTCCACCATGCTCACCTTCGACGCGGTGGTGGACGCCATCGACCAGATCGAGGCCGCGCGGGCCGCCAGGGATCAGCGCGCCGACGAAGCCGCTTCCGCCACCGGCTGA
- a CDS encoding metal dependent phosphohydrolase (PFAM: metal-dependent phosphohydrolase HD sub domain~SMART: metal-dependent phosphohydrolase HD region~KEGG: rpe:RPE_3733 metal dependent phosphohydrolase) gives MTSDPANPAAEPAAPAPPLALVVRALAFATLRHTDQRRKGRRAQPYVNHLAEVALLVSEATGGQDAALVAAALLHDVVEDQDVAAAEIEATFGSEVAGLVMEVTDDKALEATERKRLQVAHAPHLSARAKVLKLADKTANLRSIAEDPPQDWSPARARAYVEWARAVVEGLAGACPALESAFDQAAEEAIAAIDTRAAHPAD, from the coding sequence GTGACAAGCGACCCCGCAAACCCCGCAGCCGAACCGGCCGCACCCGCCCCGCCGCTGGCCTTGGTGGTGCGCGCCCTCGCCTTCGCGACGCTGCGCCACACCGACCAGCGCCGCAAGGGCCGGCGCGCCCAGCCCTATGTCAACCATCTGGCGGAGGTCGCCCTTCTGGTGAGCGAGGCCACCGGCGGGCAGGATGCCGCCCTCGTCGCCGCCGCCCTGCTCCATGACGTGGTGGAGGACCAGGACGTGGCCGCCGCCGAGATCGAGGCCACCTTCGGGTCCGAGGTCGCGGGCCTCGTCATGGAGGTCACCGACGACAAGGCCCTTGAGGCCACGGAGCGCAAGCGACTTCAGGTGGCCCACGCCCCCCATCTGTCGGCCCGCGCCAAGGTGCTCAAGCTCGCCGACAAGACCGCGAACCTGCGCTCCATCGCCGAGGATCCGCCCCAGGACTGGAGTCCCGCCCGCGCGCGGGCCTATGTGGAATGGGCCCGCGCCGTGGTGGAAGGCCTTGCCGGCGCCTGCCCGGCGCTGGAGTCCGCCTTCGATCAGGCCGCGGAGGAAGCCATCGCCGCCATCGACACCCGCGCCGCGCACCCGGCCGACTGA
- a CDS encoding protein of unknown function DUF37 (PFAM: protein of unknown function DUF37~KEGG: rpc:RPC_3117 protein of unknown function DUF37), whose amino-acid sequence MDGERAGGGPADANAARSGLRAIIGRLPRHALRLPILFYRYTLSSFMGRQCRYLPTCSEYAEEAVMRHGALAGSVMATARICRCNPWGGHGYDPVPRCLPAEARWYRFWRYGVWRMPKGPDEA is encoded by the coding sequence ATGGACGGCGAACGGGCAGGGGGCGGACCGGCGGACGCCAATGCGGCGCGGTCGGGGCTGAGAGCCATCATCGGCCGGCTGCCGCGCCATGCCCTGCGCCTGCCGATCCTGTTCTATCGCTACACCCTGTCCTCCTTCATGGGCCGGCAGTGCCGCTACCTACCCACCTGCTCGGAATATGCGGAGGAGGCGGTGATGCGCCATGGCGCGCTCGCCGGCTCGGTGATGGCCACCGCCCGCATCTGCCGCTGCAATCCCTGGGGCGGGCATGGCTACGATCCGGTGCCCCGCTGCCTGCCGGCGGAGGCGCGATGGTATCGCTTCTGGCGCTATGGCGTCTGGCGCATGCCCAAGGGGCCGGACGAAGCCTGA
- a CDS encoding penicillin-binding protein, 1A family (TIGRFAM: penicillin-binding protein, 1A family~PFAM: glycosyl transferase family 51; penicillin-binding protein transpeptidase~KEGG: nha:Nham_1403 penicillin-binding protein 1A), with translation MTEREPTDPKARDENARDDKRPDDLRPDSRRPAPERSSFGTRLRGLMLDFDALLDSGLFSLGARTRRAVSAYAAFTERFNLTGVSRFAAGMASEGLTLTLAGALVMLALAIPAFRETSDDWLKRTELAVTFLDRYGNTIGERGVKQNDTVPLEDIPDNLIKATLATEDRRFYEHWGIDVAGTFRAVVTNARAGGVRQGGSSLSQQLAKNLFLSNERTIERKIKEAFLAIWLEARLTKSQILKLYLDRAYLGGGAYGVDAAARYYFGKSVREVNLAEAAMMAGLFKAPSKYAPHVNLPAARARASTVLDNLVDAGFMTEGQVFGARRNPATPVDRRDDDVPDFYLDYAFGEVKKLVDQLPPTVVERNFIVRTGLDPNIQKVADAALETSLAEFGRDYKVKQGGIVVMEPNGTLRTMVGGRDYGESQFNRATDALRQPGSSFKPFVYTVALMNGFKPSTIVQDAPICLGNWCPQNYGRSYMGSITLKTALQHSLNTVAVRLAEKFGRKKIVDLAHQMGIRTQLPISAPLPLGAAEVTLFDMTTAYSVFANGGKSVYPHAVVEMRVGNGEVVWRFDRDAPKSVQIIPTQQLYDINDMLNNVVENGTGRRARLVNSKVAGKTGTTNAYRDAWFMGFTGNYVAGVWFGNDDYAVMNKMTGGTLPAMTWQKVMAYAHQGIEIKPIPGVTSPIPKLDETPAPMNVPGLDTERPVTLSPRAAERLAALERMLKEAEVRLTDATPAAPPQPAARSAGPAVPSAPPGAAPMPAPVQRN, from the coding sequence GTGACCGAGCGCGAACCGACCGACCCCAAGGCCCGCGACGAGAACGCCCGCGACGACAAGCGCCCCGACGACCTGCGCCCCGATTCGAGGCGTCCCGCCCCGGAGCGCTCCTCGTTCGGCACGCGCCTGCGCGGGCTGATGCTCGATTTCGACGCCCTGCTCGACAGCGGGCTGTTCAGCCTCGGCGCGCGCACCCGCCGGGCGGTTTCCGCCTATGCGGCCTTCACCGAGCGGTTCAACCTCACCGGCGTGTCGCGCTTCGCCGCCGGCATGGCCTCCGAAGGCCTGACCCTGACGCTGGCCGGCGCGCTGGTGATGCTGGCCCTGGCCATCCCGGCCTTCCGCGAAACCTCCGACGACTGGCTCAAGCGCACCGAACTCGCCGTCACCTTCCTCGATCGCTACGGCAATACCATCGGCGAGCGGGGCGTGAAGCAGAACGACACGGTGCCGCTGGAGGACATCCCCGACAACCTCATCAAGGCGACGCTCGCCACCGAGGACCGGCGCTTCTACGAGCACTGGGGCATCGATGTGGCCGGCACGTTCCGCGCCGTGGTCACCAATGCGCGGGCCGGCGGCGTGCGGCAGGGCGGCTCCTCGCTCTCCCAGCAGTTGGCCAAGAACCTGTTCCTGTCCAACGAGCGCACCATCGAGCGCAAGATCAAGGAAGCCTTCCTTGCCATCTGGCTGGAGGCGCGCCTCACCAAGAGCCAGATCCTGAAGCTCTACCTCGACCGCGCCTATCTCGGCGGCGGCGCTTACGGGGTGGATGCGGCGGCGCGCTATTATTTCGGCAAGTCGGTGCGCGAGGTGAACCTCGCCGAGGCCGCCATGATGGCCGGCCTGTTCAAGGCGCCGTCCAAATACGCCCCCCACGTGAACCTGCCCGCCGCCCGTGCCCGCGCCTCCACCGTGCTCGACAATCTGGTGGATGCCGGCTTCATGACCGAGGGCCAGGTGTTCGGCGCCCGCCGCAACCCGGCCACCCCGGTGGACCGTCGCGACGACGACGTGCCGGATTTCTATCTCGATTACGCCTTCGGCGAGGTGAAGAAGCTGGTGGACCAGCTGCCGCCCACGGTGGTGGAGCGCAACTTCATCGTGCGCACCGGCCTCGACCCCAACATCCAGAAGGTGGCGGACGCGGCGCTGGAGACCTCGCTCGCCGAGTTCGGCCGCGATTACAAGGTGAAGCAGGGCGGCATCGTGGTGATGGAGCCCAACGGCACCCTGCGCACCATGGTGGGCGGGCGCGACTATGGCGAAAGCCAGTTCAACCGCGCCACCGATGCCCTGCGCCAGCCCGGCTCCTCCTTCAAGCCCTTCGTCTACACGGTGGCGCTGATGAACGGCTTCAAGCCGTCCACCATCGTGCAGGACGCGCCCATCTGCCTCGGCAACTGGTGCCCGCAGAATTACGGCCGCTCCTACATGGGCTCCATCACCCTGAAGACGGCGCTCCAGCATTCGCTGAACACGGTGGCGGTGCGCCTCGCGGAGAAGTTCGGCCGCAAGAAGATCGTGGATCTCGCCCACCAGATGGGCATCCGCACCCAGCTGCCCATCAGCGCGCCGCTGCCGCTGGGCGCCGCCGAGGTGACCCTGTTCGACATGACCACCGCCTATTCGGTGTTCGCCAACGGCGGCAAGAGCGTCTATCCCCACGCGGTGGTGGAGATGCGCGTCGGCAATGGCGAGGTGGTGTGGCGCTTCGACCGCGACGCGCCCAAGAGCGTGCAGATCATCCCCACCCAGCAGCTCTATGACATCAACGACATGCTGAACAACGTGGTGGAGAACGGCACCGGCCGCCGCGCCCGCCTCGTCAATTCCAAGGTGGCGGGCAAGACCGGCACCACCAATGCCTATCGCGATGCCTGGTTCATGGGCTTCACCGGCAATTACGTGGCCGGGGTGTGGTTCGGCAACGACGACTATGCCGTGATGAACAAGATGACCGGCGGCACCCTGCCCGCCATGACCTGGCAGAAGGTGATGGCCTATGCCCACCAGGGCATCGAGATCAAGCCGATCCCCGGCGTCACCTCGCCGATCCCGAAGCTGGACGAGACACCCGCGCCCATGAACGTGCCGGGCCTCGACACCGAGCGGCCGGTCACCCTCTCCCCGCGCGCGGCCGAACGGCTCGCGGCGCTGGAGCGCATGCTGAAGGAGGCCGAGGTCCGCCTCACCGATGCCACCCCGGCCGCCCCGCCCCAACCCGCCGCCCGTTCCGCCGGCCCTGCAGTTCCGAGTGCGCCCCCCGGTGCGGCCCCGATGCCCGCACCGGTGCAGCGCAACTGA
- a CDS encoding protein of unknown function DUF937 (PFAM: protein of unknown function DUF937~KEGG: rfr:Rfer_2429 protein of unknown function DUF937): MGLFDNMVSGILSNMLSKAGTDGAGSLLETVLNGPMGQMLPGLLNSAFAKTPFGSLDGVLEQLQQAGLSDVVASWISNGPNAPVSAEQITAALGADRLDEVATTLGLSADQLPDLLAQHLPTIIDRLSPEGVLNVPGR, from the coding sequence ATGGGCCTCTTCGACAATATGGTGTCTGGCATCCTGAGCAACATGCTGAGCAAGGCCGGCACCGACGGCGCCGGCAGCCTGCTGGAGACGGTGCTGAATGGCCCCATGGGGCAGATGCTGCCCGGCCTGCTCAACTCGGCCTTCGCCAAGACGCCCTTCGGCAGCCTCGACGGCGTGCTGGAGCAGCTCCAGCAGGCCGGCCTCTCGGATGTAGTGGCGAGCTGGATCTCCAACGGCCCCAACGCGCCGGTCAGCGCCGAGCAGATCACGGCGGCCTTGGGCGCGGACCGGCTGGACGAGGTGGCAACCACCCTCGGCCTCTCGGCGGACCAGCTGCCGGACCTCCTGGCGCAGCACCTGCCCACCATCATCGATCGCCTGAGCCCCGAGGGCGTGCTGAACGTGCCGGGCCGCTGA
- a CDS encoding Tetratricopeptide TPR_4 (PFAM: Tetratricopeptide TPR_4~SMART: Tetratricopeptide domain protein~KEGG: rpe:RPE_1932 tetratricopeptide TPR_2) — protein sequence MAYAAMLSPANGSEVMISLSLFAAFALMTALAALAVLWPLSRVRAARAAHDADLAVYRDQLAEIARDAKSGRLPKAEAEAARIEVARRMLAADSAQQAAATGDPARVTRQTTWRRRAAAVFALLFIPVFAASLYGLLGSPRLPGAPLAERLTAAPDRSDVAILVRRVEEHLQKNPNDGAGYEILAPVYLRMGRPEDAARAYAEAIRILGPSAARHSSRGEALVVASDGLVTADAARAFTDALALDPNEPRSAYFLGLAAEQDGRAEDAARIWGQLLARTPANAPYRPVVAAALARVGGTASAAAAAPAQPGPAAADVAAAASMSSDERNAMVRGMVARLAERLDAEPNDIEGWLRLVRAYGVLGDKDKAAEALKKARAAFKDNAEALGRLDAAEKELAARTGAGEKG from the coding sequence GTGGCCTATGCAGCCATGCTTTCACCCGCTAACGGCTCTGAGGTGATGATCTCACTGTCCCTGTTCGCAGCCTTTGCGCTCATGACCGCCCTCGCGGCGCTCGCCGTGCTGTGGCCCCTGTCGCGCGTCCGCGCCGCGCGGGCCGCGCATGATGCCGACCTTGCGGTCTATCGCGACCAGCTCGCCGAGATCGCCCGCGACGCCAAGTCCGGCCGCCTGCCCAAGGCCGAGGCGGAAGCCGCGCGCATCGAGGTGGCGCGGCGCATGCTCGCGGCCGATTCCGCCCAGCAGGCGGCTGCGACCGGGGATCCGGCGCGGGTGACGCGCCAGACCACATGGCGCCGTCGCGCCGCCGCCGTGTTCGCCCTGCTGTTCATTCCGGTGTTCGCGGCCAGCCTCTATGGCCTGCTCGGCTCGCCCCGCCTTCCCGGCGCGCCTTTGGCCGAGCGCCTGACGGCGGCGCCCGATCGCAGCGATGTCGCCATCCTGGTGCGGCGGGTGGAGGAGCATCTCCAGAAGAATCCCAATGACGGGGCGGGCTACGAGATCCTGGCGCCGGTCTATCTGCGCATGGGACGGCCGGAGGATGCCGCCCGCGCCTATGCCGAGGCCATCCGCATTCTCGGACCCTCCGCTGCGCGCCATTCGTCGCGGGGCGAAGCGTTGGTGGTCGCCTCCGACGGCCTGGTGACGGCCGATGCCGCCCGCGCCTTCACCGATGCGCTGGCCCTCGACCCCAATGAGCCGCGCTCGGCCTATTTCCTCGGCCTCGCCGCCGAGCAGGATGGCCGCGCCGAGGATGCGGCACGAATCTGGGGCCAGCTGCTTGCCCGCACGCCTGCCAATGCGCCCTATCGGCCGGTGGTGGCGGCGGCCCTCGCCCGGGTGGGCGGCACGGCTTCGGCGGCCGCGGCTGCGCCGGCCCAGCCCGGTCCGGCAGCGGCGGATGTGGCGGCGGCGGCCTCCATGTCGTCCGACGAGCGCAACGCCATGGTTCGTGGCATGGTGGCCCGCCTCGCCGAGCGGCTGGACGCCGAGCCCAACGATATCGAGGGCTGGCTGCGCCTGGTGCGGGCCTATGGCGTGCTCGGCGACAAGGACAAGGCGGCGGAGGCCCTGAAAAAGGCACGTGCAGCCTTCAAGGACAATGCAGAAGCTCTCGGGCGGCTCGATGCCGCCGAGAAGGAGCTCGCGGCAAGGACGGGAGCGGGAGAAAAAGGATGA